One window of Stigmatella aurantiaca genomic DNA carries:
- a CDS encoding glutathione S-transferase family protein, translating to MLKLHHLVNSRSQRILWLLEELGLDYELAVYPRDPKTNFAPPELKAIHPLGKSPVLEDGGRVLAESGAIIDSVVRRHGQGRLAPPLDSAEYDTYVHWMHYAEGSAMVPILLGVYVGRLGEAGAPLQPRISGELRNHLGYISGALEGRDYLVGNTFSAADIQMSFVLEAARASGALEAFPNLGAYLDRLHARPAYQRAIQRGGPVNLGGQGRR from the coding sequence GTGCTCAAGCTGCACCATCTCGTGAACTCCCGTTCGCAGCGCATCCTCTGGCTCCTGGAGGAACTGGGGCTCGACTACGAGCTCGCCGTCTATCCTCGCGACCCGAAGACGAACTTCGCGCCTCCCGAACTCAAGGCCATCCATCCGCTCGGCAAGTCCCCGGTGCTGGAGGACGGGGGGCGGGTGCTCGCCGAGTCCGGGGCCATCATCGATTCCGTCGTGCGCCGCCATGGCCAGGGCCGGCTCGCGCCCCCGCTGGACTCGGCCGAGTACGACACCTATGTGCATTGGATGCACTACGCCGAGGGGTCGGCCATGGTGCCGATCCTCCTCGGCGTGTACGTGGGACGTCTGGGCGAGGCGGGCGCGCCGCTCCAGCCGCGCATCTCGGGCGAACTGAGGAACCACCTCGGCTACATCTCGGGCGCGCTGGAGGGGCGGGACTATCTGGTGGGCAACACCTTCAGCGCCGCCGACATCCAGATGAGCTTCGTGCTGGAAGCAGCGAGGGCGTCTGGCGCCTTGGAGGCGTTTCCCAACCTCGGCGCCTATCTGGACCGGTTGCATGCCCGTCCTGCCTACCAGCGGGCCATCCAGCGTGGCGGTCCGGTCAACCTCGGTGGCCAGGGTCGGCGCTAA
- a CDS encoding GFA family protein, translating into MFDIQGSCHCGNIQAEIRLTRSPGSYAPRACDCGFCLKHAASYLSDPNGAARIHARNPSQVGRYRQGSNTAEFLFCKDCGVLAGVTYRSQGRTFAAINSRIVEETRFGTEVAVSPQKLSAGEKTKRWEEVWFPDVSIPEL; encoded by the coding sequence ATGTTTGATATCCAAGGTAGCTGCCACTGCGGGAACATTCAGGCGGAGATTCGCCTCACGCGCTCACCCGGCTCCTACGCGCCCCGGGCTTGCGATTGCGGATTCTGTCTCAAGCACGCCGCTTCGTATCTGTCTGACCCGAATGGGGCTGCCCGGATACACGCCCGCAACCCGTCGCAGGTGGGAAGGTACCGGCAAGGAAGTAATACCGCCGAGTTTCTCTTCTGCAAAGACTGCGGTGTCCTCGCGGGAGTGACCTACCGGTCTCAAGGCAGAACGTTCGCCGCCATCAACAGCAGGATCGTGGAGGAGACCCGATTCGGCACCGAGGTGGCGGTGTCCCCCCAGAAGCTGTCAGCGGGCGAAAAAACCAAACGCTGGGAGGAAGTCTGGTTCCCGGACGTGTCGATCCCTGAGCTGTGA